Proteins found in one Candidatus Krumholzibacteriota bacterium genomic segment:
- a CDS encoding HlyC/CorC family transporter, whose amino-acid sequence MEHILLIVSVVIFLALSAFFSGAETAIFSLPGSSLSRMKKGNNREQCIASMMKNPRMLLVTVLFGNLLVNIANTSIVTALAIRIMGDSGPAVATIVMTLLILIFGEITPKSLALKHSVPLALAVAPVLRFLMYIFTPVRVALGYIADITVKSSRALLGESREEYHSHELVDAVEMAGNDGLFDDFESKILTNLFQFTDTAVYEILTPRVEVFSLSADTTLQAAAIEARSRGFTRIPLYEDSVEKIIGIFHARDLLRYEKNEKLTLRDIMRPADFIPETKKIRDLLGEFIADRKHVAIAVDEHGSFEGIVTLEDMLEEIFGEIRDRREPNVDEFNRIDEDHIVVEGAMRLEDLNSEFGSTLDSREVETVGGYLIEAIGRIPREGETFTLGPYRWLVLSAEMKKINKIKLERTRGDVD is encoded by the coding sequence ATGGAACATATCCTCCTGATCGTATCAGTTGTAATCTTTCTCGCCCTCTCGGCCTTCTTCTCCGGAGCCGAAACGGCGATATTTTCACTGCCCGGATCGTCGCTCTCGAGAATGAAAAAGGGAAATAACAGGGAGCAGTGCATCGCCTCGATGATGAAAAATCCGAGGATGCTGCTTGTTACTGTCCTATTCGGCAATCTTCTCGTCAATATCGCCAATACGAGCATCGTAACAGCCCTCGCCATCAGGATTATGGGAGACAGCGGTCCGGCCGTAGCGACTATCGTCATGACACTTCTTATCCTGATATTCGGAGAGATAACGCCGAAGAGCCTGGCTTTGAAACATTCGGTGCCGCTGGCGCTGGCTGTCGCGCCGGTGCTGAGATTTTTGATGTATATCTTTACTCCCGTAAGGGTAGCTCTGGGATATATCGCCGATATCACGGTGAAAAGCAGCCGCGCCCTTCTTGGCGAGAGCAGGGAGGAATACCATTCCCACGAACTTGTCGATGCCGTTGAGATGGCTGGCAACGACGGCCTTTTCGACGATTTCGAGAGCAAGATACTTACCAATCTTTTTCAGTTTACCGATACGGCTGTATACGAGATCCTGACTCCGCGGGTGGAAGTATTCTCGCTCAGCGCCGATACTACTCTTCAGGCAGCGGCGATCGAGGCAAGAAGCAGGGGATTCACGAGGATCCCCCTTTACGAGGATTCGGTGGAAAAGATCATCGGGATCTTTCACGCGAGGGATCTGTTGAGGTATGAGAAGAATGAAAAGCTTACGCTGCGTGATATCATGCGCCCGGCCGATTTTATCCCCGAGACGAAGAAAATAAGGGACCTGCTCGGAGAATTCATCGCTGACAGAAAGCATGTGGCGATCGCGGTCGACGAGCATGGCTCTTTCGAAGGTATAGTGACTCTCGAGGATATGCTCGAAGAGATCTTCGGGGAGATCCGGGACAGGCGCGAGCCTAACGTCGATGAGTTCAACCGCATAGATGAGGATCATATAGTCGTCGAGGGAGCGATGAGGCTCGAAGACCTCAATTCCGAGTTCGGATCGACTCTGGATTCACGCGAGGTCGAGACGGTCGGAGGATACCTGATCGAGGCGATAGGGCGGATTCCGAGAGAGGGAGAGACCTTTACATTGGGCCCGTACCGCTGGCTCGTGCTGTCGGCGGAGATGAAGAAGATCAACAAGATCAAGCTGGAAAGAACAAGAGGGGACGTCGATTAG
- a CDS encoding HlyC/CorC family transporter, with the protein MTLFDSLIIMAASILLAGFFSGSETALISCSKVKLRSRAKLGSWRASILERLIQDPEKFFSIVLVGTNISVIICTATATALAVSRFGDSGPLIATIVITPLILIFGEVIPKSIYLDHADRFSIIVAPFLKALTFILWPVIMPVTLFARLMTGRLKESEKGSYIISTREELIYLYRRGNASEEVKKRETEMIDKVFRFGMIKASDLMVPASEVISFPVTASIDEVVEEANRHPYTRYPLTSPDDGSIVGVISLFDLLGLDGGESLEMVMHEPFFVDSDIFAKRLLLTLKNNPDHFAIVTDNGRTAGIITLENILENIVGDIAT; encoded by the coding sequence ATGACGCTGTTCGATTCGCTGATAATTATGGCCGCTTCTATACTGCTCGCCGGGTTCTTCTCCGGTTCGGAAACGGCGCTGATATCGTGCAGCAAGGTCAAGTTGAGAAGCAGGGCCAAGCTCGGATCGTGGAGAGCGAGTATCCTTGAAAGACTGATCCAGGACCCGGAGAAGTTTTTCAGCATAGTCCTCGTCGGCACGAACATCTCAGTGATTATCTGCACGGCGACGGCGACCGCCCTGGCTGTCTCGAGATTCGGCGATTCCGGGCCGCTTATAGCGACAATAGTCATCACGCCGCTGATCCTGATATTCGGAGAGGTAATACCCAAATCGATATATCTCGACCATGCTGACAGGTTCTCGATAATCGTCGCTCCATTCCTGAAGGCCCTTACATTCATTCTCTGGCCGGTAATTATGCCGGTCACACTGTTCGCGCGCCTGATGACAGGCAGACTGAAAGAGAGCGAGAAGGGGTCGTATATCATCTCGACACGCGAAGAGTTGATATATCTCTACAGGCGGGGCAACGCTTCGGAAGAGGTCAAGAAAAGGGAAACGGAGATGATCGACAAGGTCTTCAGGTTTGGAATGATCAAAGCCTCTGACCTGATGGTCCCCGCTTCCGAAGTGATCTCCTTTCCTGTGACAGCTTCGATCGACGAGGTGGTAGAGGAAGCGAACCGTCATCCTTATACCAGATACCCGCTCACCTCTCCCGACGACGGGAGTATAGTAGGAGTCATCTCACTCTTCGACCTGCTCGGGCTCGATGGAGGAGAAAGCCTTGAAATGGTCATGCATGAGCCTTTTTTCGTCGACAGCGATATCTTCGCCAAGAGGCTTCTTCTTACGTTGAAGAACAATCCGGATCATTTCGCCATAGTCACGGATAATGGCCGGACCGCCGGAATAATCACTCTTGAGAATATCCTGGAGAATATCGTGGGCGATATCGCCACGTAG
- a CDS encoding aromatic amino acid lyase, whose product MAVTLNGSELTIEKLVRIARDREEVILSPDAIERIKVCRAMLEKKIVAKEIMYGVNTGIGEFSEVVLDDDQIQDFQKYLIYNHAAGIGDPAPLEYVRAAMAGRINVHAHGNSGNRPEITLTLVEMLNKDVTPFVCQKGSVGASGDLAPMSQIALLMMGEGQAYYKGELLEGAEAMKRAGIPVPGLKARDGLATINGSNLLTAMSAIMLYDSNRWLKQAEIAAAMSLEALKANMKPYSPQLHRIRGFKGAQRCAAAILKLVEGGDLVEGKIKCKVQDAYSMRSTPQVIGAAHDALEYARSQVEIELNGVGDNPIFFPDENLQLSGANFQGTPVSLPMDMISAAITMVSVMSERRMNRLNNPALSVGLPAFLTKGAGMFSGLMLSQYTADMQIVEQRILSMPASVHSIPAAADQEDFVSMGMNTAIKNFQILDNAYGVLGIELMAAAQALDFRDYSFGKGVTKAKEVIRRHVKFLDIDRPLYPDHTAMKELVRSCEILEEVEKVTGALD is encoded by the coding sequence TTGGCTGTCACTCTAAATGGATCTGAACTGACGATTGAAAAACTGGTAAGGATCGCGAGAGATCGCGAAGAAGTCATCCTCTCTCCCGATGCCATAGAACGGATCAAGGTCTGCCGCGCGATGCTCGAAAAAAAGATCGTCGCGAAAGAGATCATGTATGGAGTCAACACGGGGATCGGGGAATTTTCCGAAGTAGTACTCGACGACGACCAGATCCAGGATTTCCAGAAATACCTCATATACAATCATGCCGCGGGAATCGGCGATCCGGCGCCGCTAGAGTACGTCAGGGCGGCGATGGCGGGCAGGATCAACGTTCACGCGCACGGCAACTCGGGAAACCGGCCCGAGATAACCCTCACTCTCGTCGAGATGCTCAACAAGGACGTTACTCCGTTCGTCTGTCAGAAAGGGTCGGTCGGCGCGAGCGGCGACCTCGCCCCTATGTCGCAGATAGCCCTTCTGATGATGGGCGAGGGTCAGGCTTACTACAAGGGAGAGCTTCTCGAAGGGGCCGAAGCGATGAAGAGAGCGGGTATCCCCGTTCCAGGGCTCAAAGCGAGGGACGGACTGGCGACCATCAACGGATCGAACCTTCTCACCGCGATGAGCGCGATAATGCTCTACGATTCGAACAGGTGGCTCAAGCAGGCAGAGATCGCGGCAGCGATGTCGCTCGAAGCGCTTAAAGCGAACATGAAACCGTACAGCCCCCAGCTGCACCGGATCAGGGGGTTCAAGGGCGCGCAGAGATGCGCCGCGGCGATACTGAAACTCGTCGAGGGCGGCGACCTCGTGGAGGGAAAGATAAAATGCAAGGTCCAGGACGCCTACTCGATGCGGTCGACTCCCCAGGTCATCGGCGCCGCGCATGACGCTCTCGAGTACGCCCGATCCCAGGTCGAGATAGAGCTCAATGGCGTTGGTGACAACCCGATCTTCTTCCCCGACGAAAACCTTCAGCTTTCCGGCGCGAACTTCCAGGGAACTCCCGTCTCGCTTCCGATGGATATGATAAGCGCGGCGATAACTATGGTCAGCGTGATGTCGGAAAGAAGGATGAACCGCCTCAACAATCCCGCCCTGAGCGTCGGACTTCCCGCTTTTCTGACGAAAGGGGCCGGTATGTTCTCCGGCCTGATGCTCAGCCAGTACACCGCCGATATGCAGATCGTCGAACAACGCATCCTCTCGATGCCGGCCTCCGTCCACTCGATCCCGGCCGCGGCCGACCAGGAAGACTTCGTCTCGATGGGCATGAATACGGCGATCAAGAACTTCCAGATCCTCGACAACGCTTACGGGGTCCTGGGCATCGAGCTGATGGCGGCGGCCCAGGCGCTCGATTTCCGTGATTATTCATTCGGAAAGGGCGTCACGAAAGCAAAGGAAGTAATAAGGAGGCACGTCAAATTCCTCGATATCGACAGACCTCTTTATCCCGACCACACGGCGATGAAAGAGCTTGTCAGATCGTGCGAGATACTTGAAGAGGTTGAAAAGGTCACCGGAGCGCTGGACTGA
- a CDS encoding PD-(D/E)XK nuclease family protein → MPFQNQFSWSISRESLFNECARKYYFHYYLSWEGWKRSSSPLRREAFKLKRLVSLPLWRGQLVHYIATKVLQSTRVKGRIPAAEDVTGYLEERFKKQLDFSRRRLYLTEPKKSGEWLNINWLALFEHEYGRDLSEERIEKTLRESIQGVETLLRSDILGIIFETDRTGWIIENIDLGEFAQVFVFEGANVFAKTDFIFTGNDGTFNIVDWKTFSGKNGGDDEDDKGKAGVQLGVYGYYAAVIGKNPVDTIRLYEVNLLGSGRHIEHKISGENIDSFREHIKEGISKMASLLVDGNIHLNQPLPHRHFAMNQGPHCRYCNFFRICVDEESPLRLE, encoded by the coding sequence ATGCCATTTCAAAACCAATTCAGCTGGTCGATCTCGCGCGAGTCTCTGTTTAACGAATGCGCGCGAAAATATTACTTCCACTATTACCTCAGCTGGGAAGGCTGGAAGAGATCATCCTCTCCTCTTCGACGGGAAGCGTTCAAACTCAAGCGCCTGGTATCGCTCCCTCTCTGGAGGGGGCAACTGGTCCACTACATAGCAACGAAAGTCCTTCAGTCGACGCGCGTGAAGGGAAGGATCCCCGCGGCGGAAGACGTGACCGGTTATCTTGAGGAGAGGTTTAAGAAGCAGCTCGATTTTTCGCGGCGGAGGCTCTACCTCACCGAGCCGAAAAAAAGCGGCGAATGGCTCAACATCAACTGGCTCGCCCTCTTCGAACATGAATACGGCCGGGATCTTTCCGAAGAAAGGATTGAAAAGACCTTACGTGAATCGATACAGGGGGTCGAGACCCTTCTTCGTTCGGATATTCTCGGGATCATCTTCGAGACCGACCGGACAGGATGGATCATTGAGAATATAGATCTTGGCGAGTTCGCCCAGGTCTTCGTCTTCGAGGGCGCAAACGTCTTCGCGAAGACCGATTTCATTTTCACCGGCAACGACGGTACTTTCAATATCGTCGACTGGAAGACGTTCAGCGGAAAAAACGGCGGCGATGACGAAGATGATAAAGGAAAGGCGGGAGTCCAGCTCGGAGTGTACGGATACTACGCGGCAGTCATCGGAAAAAACCCGGTCGACACGATCCGCCTCTACGAGGTGAACCTGCTCGGATCAGGGAGGCATATCGAGCATAAGATAAGCGGGGAAAACATCGACTCCTTCAGAGAGCATATAAAGGAAGGCATCTCGAAGATGGCCTCACTTCTTGTCGATGGGAATATTCATCTCAATCAGCCCCTGCCCCACCGGCACTTCGCGATGAACCAGGGGCCGCATTGCCGCTACTGCAACTTTTTCAGGATATGTGTCGACGAGGAGAGTCCCCTGAGGCTTGAGTAG
- a CDS encoding holo-ACP synthase has product MIIGIGIDSVSISRIRGLIDRYGRRFLGKIFTDREIDESADRRDNAQFFAARFAAREAFFKALGTGWGRGISLKEVGVVKNENGKPDLSVSGKVSVALEKRGVTATHLSLTHDGEYAQAIVILEGGQ; this is encoded by the coding sequence ATGATAATCGGAATTGGAATCGATTCAGTATCGATCTCCAGGATACGGGGATTGATAGATAGATATGGAAGACGTTTTCTGGGAAAGATCTTCACCGATCGTGAGATCGACGAAAGCGCGGATCGAAGGGATAACGCCCAGTTCTTCGCCGCGAGATTCGCCGCCCGCGAAGCCTTTTTCAAGGCGCTTGGAACAGGCTGGGGGCGCGGCATCTCGCTTAAAGAAGTCGGCGTTGTCAAAAATGAGAACGGGAAACCGGATCTCTCTGTTTCCGGCAAGGTGTCGGTTGCCCTCGAAAAGCGCGGCGTTACCGCGACGCATCTCAGCCTCACCCACGACGGTGAATATGCCCAGGCTATTGTGATCCTGGAAGGAGGTCAGTGA
- a CDS encoding radical SAM protein, giving the protein MFIQYDEPVYRPPSEAGSLILQATSGCSHNRCAFCQMYKGKRFAVKEWKVLKGEIDAAKRYLPETARIFLGDGDAFVLATEKLERILDYLAGSFPRLQRVSAYANPSNLLGKSVGEMTRLREKGLKIIYYGVETGDPELLLMTGKGATPGEMIEGCAKAREAGLKISATVITGLGGSERSLRHARMTGELVSRLEPRYLSALTLMLGPFEEEYIKLFGPGFRMNTPAEDLLELREMISRLENDRCIFRSNHASNYLALKGTLRKDREALVATIDRALDDPGRYLRKEWMRGL; this is encoded by the coding sequence ATGTTCATACAGTACGACGAACCTGTCTACAGGCCTCCAAGCGAAGCGGGCTCTCTGATACTTCAGGCGACGAGCGGATGCTCTCACAATCGATGCGCTTTCTGTCAGATGTATAAAGGAAAGAGATTCGCTGTCAAGGAATGGAAAGTACTGAAGGGTGAGATAGATGCCGCGAAAAGATACCTGCCGGAGACGGCGAGGATATTCCTGGGCGACGGGGACGCTTTCGTTCTCGCCACTGAAAAGCTCGAACGGATCCTCGACTATCTCGCCGGATCCTTTCCCCGTCTGCAGAGGGTGAGCGCTTACGCGAACCCCTCAAATCTCCTGGGCAAGTCGGTCGGCGAGATGACGCGCCTGAGGGAGAAAGGCCTGAAGATAATTTATTACGGCGTGGAAACGGGAGATCCCGAGCTTCTCCTGATGACAGGCAAGGGGGCGACTCCCGGCGAGATGATCGAGGGTTGCGCCAAAGCCCGCGAAGCGGGGCTTAAGATCTCGGCCACGGTGATAACGGGTCTTGGTGGGAGCGAAAGAAGTCTGCGCCACGCGAGGATGACCGGAGAGCTGGTAAGCAGGCTGGAGCCAAGATATCTCTCGGCCCTTACCCTTATGCTCGGTCCTTTCGAAGAAGAATACATAAAACTCTTCGGACCAGGGTTCCGGATGAACACTCCCGCCGAAGACCTGCTCGAACTGAGGGAGATGATATCGCGTCTCGAGAATGACAGATGCATCTTCAGAAGCAACCACGCTTCAAACTACCTCGCCCTGAAAGGGACGCTTCGCAAGGACAGGGAGGCGCTCGTCGCCACGATAGACCGGGCGCTCGATGATCCGGGAAGGTACCTCAGGAAAGAATGGATGAGGGGGCTTTGA
- a CDS encoding GNAT family N-acetyltransferase → MEFRVIDRKSLDVPAWEKLTAESSFFHSHYWVDTCVDGLSPGTHAEFLCGYEGDLLIAGMPAVITRDFGFKSFYSMPYGTYGEVVMADGVNGSTRDEFYLHLVKYLKKRRFSRIAITDFDRNFSGMSEPFLDHSETFTHIIYLDDNEEHTPPDRKINGHIRAGQKADTEIICIKTREQLNAFYRLYEMTEKRHGSIKPLYSKHFFNSILKHLSNTEMLYWNCLMFGDRMVGSCINFIYAGTLFNWQTVSDYEYRRFKPNHILLSEAIDVGISMGIRKINLGASPSYAHSLIDYKERWGGVRVGYDTYLSDSWLRRLFSSR, encoded by the coding sequence ATGGAGTTCAGGGTAATCGACCGAAAATCACTCGACGTTCCTGCATGGGAGAAGCTGACCGCGGAAAGTTCCTTCTTTCACAGCCATTACTGGGTCGATACGTGCGTCGACGGACTCTCTCCGGGAACGCATGCTGAATTTCTCTGCGGTTACGAGGGCGATCTGCTGATCGCCGGCATGCCGGCTGTCATCACCAGAGACTTCGGCTTTAAATCTTTCTACTCGATGCCGTACGGAACGTATGGCGAAGTAGTCATGGCCGATGGAGTCAACGGCTCGACCAGGGACGAGTTCTACCTGCACCTGGTGAAATATCTTAAAAAGAGAAGGTTCTCCAGGATAGCGATCACAGACTTCGACAGGAATTTTTCAGGGATGAGCGAACCGTTTCTCGATCACAGCGAGACGTTCACCCATATCATCTACCTCGACGATAACGAAGAGCATACGCCACCCGACAGAAAGATAAACGGCCATATCAGGGCGGGGCAGAAAGCCGACACCGAAATAATCTGCATAAAGACCCGGGAACAACTGAACGCCTTCTACAGGCTTTACGAGATGACCGAGAAGAGGCACGGCAGTATCAAGCCTCTATACAGCAAACATTTCTTCAACAGCATCCTGAAGCATCTGAGCAACACGGAGATGCTTTACTGGAACTGCCTGATGTTCGGTGACAGGATGGTCGGGTCCTGCATCAACTTCATCTATGCCGGAACCCTGTTCAACTGGCAGACAGTCTCGGATTATGAATACAGGAGGTTCAAACCGAACCATATCCTGCTCTCCGAAGCGATCGACGTCGGGATATCGATGGGTATAAGGAAGATCAACCTCGGCGCTTCCCCTTCCTACGCGCACAGCCTTATCGATTACAAGGAACGCTGGGGCGGCGTCAGGGTCGGGTACGACACGTACCTCTCCGATTCATGGCTGCGAAGGCTCTTCTCCTCAAGGTGA
- a CDS encoding GspH/FimT family pseudopilin, producing the protein MRKKLRNDSGFTMAELMVVVLIIGLMAILSMPAFGRFIQNWRLNGDAEQFAVTLRSARSSAVMKNIDVVFSFDMTNDNYSYFEDSDRNGNRSSDEFQSATYTLSPGVRIVGHTFSSSKLTFGSKGNTRESGTITLRNPANKNKTVRIFGGTGNITVD; encoded by the coding sequence ATGAGAAAGAAATTACGGAACGATTCGGGATTTACGATGGCTGAACTGATGGTTGTTGTCCTGATAATAGGACTTATGGCCATTCTTTCGATGCCGGCATTCGGCAGATTCATACAGAACTGGCGGCTGAACGGCGATGCCGAGCAGTTTGCGGTCACTTTGCGAAGCGCCCGTTCTTCAGCGGTTATGAAGAATATAGATGTCGTCTTTTCATTCGATATGACAAACGATAATTATTCCTATTTCGAAGACAGCGATCGCAACGGCAACAGGTCCTCAGACGAGTTTCAGAGCGCGACATATACGCTCTCGCCGGGAGTGAGGATCGTCGGGCATACATTTTCCTCGTCGAAGCTTACATTCGGGTCGAAGGGAAATACGAGGGAAAGCGGTACGATAACGCTTCGAAACCCGGCCAACAAGAACAAGACCGTCCGGATATTCGGAGGGACGGGAAACATCACGGTCGATTAG
- a CDS encoding type II secretion system protein, with protein sequence MFKSEKGAGLVEIIIAILIFGVGISAALRILPSSNSATSRAGNLTIATNLAQQKIEELMSYPYSSADLTNGSHTDPENPLDIHYTRSWNVVDDDPVSDMKRLTVMVSYQTASRDSIATMSTYLTSRR encoded by the coding sequence ATGTTTAAATCGGAAAAAGGCGCGGGACTGGTAGAGATCATAATTGCTATTCTTATTTTCGGCGTGGGGATATCCGCCGCTCTCAGGATACTTCCATCGAGCAACTCCGCCACGTCAAGAGCCGGGAACCTTACCATAGCGACGAACCTCGCCCAGCAGAAAATCGAGGAACTTATGAGCTATCCGTATTCGAGCGCGGATCTGACGAATGGATCCCATACCGATCCTGAAAATCCCCTCGATATCCACTATACGAGAAGCTGGAATGTAGTCGATGACGATCCCGTGTCTGATATGAAAAGACTGACTGTCATGGTAAGTTACCAGACAGCGAGCAGAGACAGCATCGCGACAATGAGCACCTACCTTACATCAAGGCGGTAA